TGGCTTCAGCGTGGTACAAGTTGTTGAACAAAAATTTTGGCCGCTTTATCTTATTCAAccattactcatttttaaaagaaaacgtTCATAACAAAGAGACATAATGGTATTAATTTAATGTGACTGAGTTTAAATTAAGCACCCAGCAAAGATTGATGTTTCTGAAGATCTAAGGAGCCCTAGTTAGAATAAACAACGCAAACCTCACTTTAGGTTTGATTCTAAGAAAAGAGCCTGGAAGAATCACAAGCAAAAGAGTTGCTTCAGGCAAGCATCTAACTTAGATTAGTTTCTTCTGCTTGgtagaaaatatgatttttgagattttggtgacGTCTTTTTCATacattagagagagagaaaagtgtgTTGCAAAACTTCTAGGATCCAATTTTCATAAGATGAAAGGGCTTTGTAAACTGTACAACCCACCACTTACAAAGTGTTATCTTAAATAGAGCAAAGGCCTCAGTATTGGAGAAGTCTTCTAATACCACGCCCCTCCCAGTTTAAATCTTATTTAACACATAGCTGATGAAACCCATCCTTAGCGTTCCCTGGGAGAGAAGCAGAAGATAGCATTATTCCTATTTCCATATGCAGAGATAAGGTCCTGAGAACTTGTGTGGCTCCCCCCGATTCCAGAACAGGTCTTTGAGAACTTGATTCATGATCCACTGGAAATAGACCCGTTCCCCTAGCGGGGCAGTGGCTGCTCCGCTGAACTCGTGCCAACTTCCCGCTGGCGTccaggcagcagggagggagCGGCGGCTGGCACGGAGACTCCAGGCTGACCGCGTGTCTGTGTCCCCGCAGGGAATGGAGAGGCCGGCAGCCCGGGAGCCACATGGGCCGGACGCACTGAGGCGCTTCCAGGGGCTGCTGCTGGACCGCCGAGGCCGGCTGCACGGCCAGGTGCTGCGCCTGCGCGAGGTGGCCCGGCGCCTGGAGCGCCTGCGCAGGCGCTCCCTGGTGGCCAACGTGGCTGGCAGCTCGCTGAGCGCAACAGGCGCCCTCGCAGCCATCGTGGGGCTCTCGCTCAGCCCGGTCACCCTGGGGGCCTCGCTGCTGGCGTCGGCCGTGGGGCTGGGGGTGGCCACAGCCGGAGGGGCTGTCACCATCACGTCCGACCTCTCGCTGATCTTCTGCAACTCCCGGGAGCTGCGGAGGGTGCAGGAGATCGCGGCCACCTGCCAGGACCAGATGCGGGAGATCCTGAGCTGCCTGGAGTTCTTCTGCCGCTGGCAGGGCTGCGGGGACCGCCAGCTGCTGCAGTGCGGCAGGAACGCCTCCATCGCCCTGTACAATTCTGTCTACTTCATCGTCTTCTTCGGCTCACGTGGCTTCCTCATCCCCAGGCGGGCGGAGGGGAACACCAAGGTTAGCCAGGCCGTGCTGAAGGCCAAAGTTCAGAAACTGGCCGAGAGCCTGGAGTCCTGCACGGGGGCTCTGGACGAACTCAGCGAACAGCTGGAGTCTCGGGTCCAGCTCTGCACCAAGTACAGCCGTGGCCACGACCTCAAGATCTCTGCTGACCAGCGTGCAGGGTTGTTTTTCTGAGAACATCCTTTCCCCCTAATGACCGAGGCCAGCAAATCATCCCCATGGGATGCTCCAGATTTTGTAGCTCCCTTAGGAAAACACCACGCTGGGTTAGGAGCCGAAGGCAAAGGATGAGAAAAACTGGTTTTGAAGTGGGTGGGTCCCCAGAGCCCTTCTTTTCCCATAACTGTGACATCTGCCTGGGCTTGAGTGCTACGGACTTTTCAGTTGTGTGATCCTAGTGGAAGAATGTGACCCCAAaactctttttcctttatcaaaaCCTTTCTGTCTAAACACAGCTGGGCAGGCACTACTGTTTGAAAGTTACTTCCGggtccctggccctgccctggcgGCCTGACCTGAGACTGGAGAGAGTGCCGCCCTCTGGGTCCTCTCCAAGTCCTACTAGTCTTTGAAGTCCTCAAAATGCCCATGAAAGAAGGCATTTGCCTCTCTTCCAGAATGTCTGATACAAAGAACTGCAGAATCCAGAGCAAATCAGCCCTTCTCTAAACGTTGTAGGACGGTTCAGAACTCAGAGAGGGCCCTGGTGTTGACAtgtcctcctcttccctttcccttcagCTTACCCACTCCCAGATGCAGCCTGAGTATGCAGTAGGCCTTTCCTGAGTGGCTCCCAATCCAGTCCTCCAAGTACTCAGAGGGGAAGCCGGTTAAACCATCATCTAAGTCCTGCTCCCTCACATGAAGAAGCTGAGGGCCCGATAGATGGAGCGACTGCCAACTTCATTTCCCGACATCATTGTGTTCAGAAGAGAGTGATGGGTTGAGTTAGACAATCCTGGGCTTGAGACAGGCTTTGTCACTACTGTGTGAGTGTAGCCACCTAATCTGTCTTTGACTGtgtaaaacaaagatgataaaacCTCATCCGGTTGTGAGATATTAAATGAGCCAAAGTGCCTAGCATAGTGCTGGCTCATATAGTGTAGTCCCTGGAATGGCAGATTAACACCACCCgggaacttgttagaaaggcAAATTCTTGGACACAACCCCCCTGACTTatggaatcagaaactctggatgTGGAGCCCGGCAACCTGAGTTTAAACAATTTCTCTCCGTGGTTCTGCGGCACACTaaggtttgaaaaccactgcaaCAAATGCTAACTTCTAATCCCCTTGATGAGCTTTCACGAAGTTTCGCAGCTTCTCTAGGGACTCCACGGTCTTCAGAGTCATTCACAGATGACCAAGGACATACTGTGTCCCAGAAgccaaaatgagagagagagagcgcgcgagCACCCGTACGTGCATCCTGAGGCAGTGTCTCACCGTATGAACTAAGGGATGTAACACTGTCAGTCCATTAGAGGGCAGTGTTTCCCATCTATTGTAGAAACTGGTACAGAAAGGAACGTGAAGTTCCCGAAACTGACCTTTCTCTATTATTACCTTCTCTGAAAAGCGCCAGtccatgtattttttatttattttaagtttgtaatttaattattgtttattgtttgcatttaattttatttaaccaccacatttagaaaataataagagcaagtTTCTAAATGGGAGACTGCTGAGGCTCTTTGCAAGAGATGAGATTAAGTTTGAGTTTCTAAGGCAGGGCATGGGCTGGAAATAGCATTGCTTTCCTTGAATGTCTCTCTCCTTCAGGGAGACTTTTATTCTCTAGTGTTTTAAGTGATCCTTTTAAGTAAGTGCGGAGAGTCTTAAAGAGCAAGACCAGGAGCTGAGTTTAAGCTTGTAATGGAGGCTTGCATTGTGGGATATATAACTGAGGAAGCATATTTATCCTGAAGGTATTTTACCAGAAGATAACACTTGACCTGGAAAAGGAACCTATTTAGTTCAGGAAAGATAAAAAGTTTAGAGGTATGTGAAGGAAGCACTCAGACCTTGCAAGCCTGGTGTCCTATCAAGTTATGTCTTATGGGTGACAGACAAAATATCCCGTCTTATGCTGGTGATGTGTTGCATTTTCACTTCGGGGTCTGTAAGAAACTGTCAGCGAAAATGTATACAATTCCTTCAGTTTCCATTCTTAACAACCGTAATGTTGAAAAGTAAGTTGAAAAGTCTTTGGGACCATACATGCAAAAACTGTGCCtctgttatttaattatttaaaattctgtaaatGTACCCAATCTGCCCCCACCCTTCCCAATGATGGCAGCATGTCTGAGGAAGTATAATTTCAGTGCCGGGGTTGTGGAGAGGAGGTGAtgcttctgtatttttatttttcctataaatCGCAATTGGTCTGTATTGGTCtggtttattttgaaatttatcttgGTTTATTTTCAAGCTGGTGTTATCTCCTAGACTGCTTCACCCAGatactagctttttttttttttttttttgagacactctgtcacctaggctggagtatagtggtttgatctcggctcactacaacctccgactcctgggttccagcgattctactgcctcagcctcctgagtagctgggattacagacgtgcagcggcacatccggctaattttttatatttttagtagagacacagtttcactatgttggccaggctggtcttgaactcctggccttatgtgatccacccaccttggccttccaaagtgctcggattacaggcgtgagccacctcgcctggccagatGCTAGCATTTTAGATCACCAGAATGTACTTCACATTGTTAGTTGTGTTATGGCATAAAGATACAACCATTCCCTAACTACATCTTTTATTAATGCTTAAGTTTAAGTTATATTCTTCCAATGCCTGAGCTATTCCCTAGAAATAAACTGGGCAATTCTGGAAGCAGAAGCCCTAACAGCAGCAGCAAACTTTCCTGTCATTAGAATATTGTGGGTGTATCAAAAGTTCTATACTTTTGAAGTTATGATTTCAGTGACCCACTTTATTTCTAAGGAAGAGTGTCTACTTTGGAACAATGCTTTGCACATAGTAGGAACTCAAGAAATGCATTTGAATAATTTAATTAACTGTTTAGCTATGTTAATGAGAATTTGTTGATAACAAAAGATCATCCATCCCCTTATGTGTGAGTAAGATTGGAGCCTCTATCAAGATTTAGTCAAGTTCAGTTAGATTGATTctagaaacaaatatttatttatttcttttacaggGATGTGAATAAGGCTTTTCCTCAAGGCCTTCATTCTATAAACAAACAGTTTGAAATCGTATGTTGtaaagagaagaagggagagggatATTTAGATGTTAAGTGTACTTGACAAAAATgtcaaagtttgaaaaataagtaTGTTTGTTCTAAATGTTTAAGTGCTTCTCTGTTAGGTTCCTGGGTTTGCAATCATTTGAATTGTTTTGTTTCACAATAAAGGAGATTCATTGGGTTCTGCGTTTTAAGGATTCAATAaaactgctccattaaaaaaGTAATCCTTAGCAAACATTCGGATCCTAACTGCTTTGATGCACTTGCCTTCCGGCACCTGTCATTTCCAATATGGTAAGTGTCAAAGTCAAAAGTATTTACtgggagaaaaaggagaggagtGGCTGTAGAAGTCTCCCTAAATCAGATATGTCAAGCAATCAGCCAACATGGTATATTTCTCATTCAATATTTTCGTGTGAATTGAGACACTGAGATAAAGACATTGTGCAGAGATAAATGGGGATACAGTTAAACGTAGCAactcttgagttcatttttttcccactgtaGCAAAATTAATGCTTTctctttattgaaataaattgctcatttctcaaacttttttatctttctgtaaTTAATTTCATAGTTCTATGTTTCCTTGTGTATGAATCAGTAACTTTGAAAAAGGGCAGATGTTTAATCATTTTCACTTAGAATATTCAGATAAAACTATatgaatcaattttttaaagtaatcaaCGCATATACAAGAATTCCCTTATTGCCTGGAAATCAGACTTCCAGCAGTCTCAAAATGTTTGAACAATTCAAAACTTTTGAACAATTCAAAACATTCGAATAATTACAACCTGGGAAGGAATTGAAAGGAAACCTAGAATCAGCCAAATTAGCCTTCACAAAATCCAAACACTAAAGAGAGGTAGGCAGAGAGGGTGAAGGGCAGCATGTATACCAGGAAAGCAAAATTTTCCCGTAAATCTCTGGGGGACTTCACCTTGCAAGCCACCGATCTTGACCATGCAAGgcaggctgggaaatgtagtatTTTTAGCTGAGAACAACGCTGCCCCTAATATACCTCAGATTCTGTtggtaagaaagaaaaggagggtgATCACTGAGTAGGGGGTCCAGCAGTTTAAACAAAAAGCCTGTTGTGGTTGCAGCAGCCAGTTGGGAACAACTGCTCTGGAGATGACCTCACTATCTGAGTGCCAGCTGCACCTTGGAAACATTCCTGGGTCTGGAGGCTGCACTGTTAATGACTGTACAACCAAAAAAGGCTGTGTTGGCAGGCCCCTGACTGTTTGCAGAGGCCAGCCGCAAGCTGGGATCCTATCTTTGCTGAAGCATATGGTATTCCTGTAGTAACAAGTGTCCTTTTAGTTAATTGCAATAAATCTCTTGTTGAGTTGACAGGAGGTTGGGATGTTACTTTTTGCTCCTGGCAAACTCATAAGAGGGAAAGTAAACCCTGCTGTGGTCTGGAATAGGACAAAGAGTGAGCCCTTAGATCTGAAAACAATCTCTTAGCAACCAGAGAACTGTTAGGAGAGGGGAAATCGTGCTGATGAAGCAAGACCCATCTAGGGTCCAGGAATGCACATTAGGGGTCCTCGGCACCCCCAAACCTGACTAGCATTAGCACTGGGTTGTGGAGAGAAGGCCCTCCAATGTGGTCTTTGCCTGCATGCATACAGATTGTCTATATGAAGCTATATCTGCAGAAAATGATGTTTAATCCAATTTTGTATTTACACTATAACCCCAGAGGcagaaaggcaggcaggcctgTGACCTGATTTGCCCTGAGCTTTAGCTATGGTTCACAGCCAAGGCCTCTGCCTCCCTTACACACAGGAGCAGACGGATCCTGGCCTCCTCCAGCATTTGTGTGAATATGGTTGCCAAATTcaccaaaataattataattggGAGATACAGCTTGGGGTAGGGGTGATGTCTAAAGTCTTTCTTTTAGGCGAAACTTCTTTCTCTAGGCTCCCTGACTGATAAGCAGACATTTCTTTCTGCCCTCACTTCTTATTAAAACTGCACTgtcaaaatatcatttaaaaacaatatttttttcagtgcttaaataaaatgacatttcaaTAATATCGAACATACATGTGGAATATTTagcaataataatagttaacGTTTATTGAGAACTCACTAGATGCTGTTCTAAGTACAATTTGACCTATATCATTTCATTTACCTTACAAAAATCTTATGGTGTGTGCACTACAATTACCCTATATTGCTAGGTAAAGTAAGGAATTTGAGAGTTTGCATTGCCAGCATGAGGTGCCCCAGAATTTGAATTCtggcagcctgactccagagttatgctcttttcttttcttttttttcttttcctttctttcttttttttttttttttgagatgcagtcttgctatgtcacccaggctgcagtgcagtggcgcaatctcagctcactgccacctccgcctcctgggttcaagcaattctcctgcttcagcctcctgagtagctgggattacaggcatgcgccaccatgcccagctgatttttttgtacttttagtagagatggggtttcaccatgttggccaggctggtcttgaact
This sequence is a window from Theropithecus gelada isolate Dixy chromosome 11, Tgel_1.0, whole genome shotgun sequence. Protein-coding genes within it:
- the APOLD1 gene encoding apolipoprotein L domain-containing protein 1 isoform X2, which translates into the protein MGMERPAAREPHGPDALRRFQGLLLDRRGRLHGQVLRLREVARRLERLRRRSLVANVAGSSLSATGALAAIVGLSLSPVTLGASLLASAVGLGVATAGGAVTITSDLSLIFCNSRELRRVQEIAATCQDQMREILSCLEFFCRWQGCGDRQLLQCGRNASIALYNSVYFIVFFGSRGFLIPRRAEGNTKVSQAVLKAKVQKLAESLESCTGALDELSEQLESRVQLCTKYSRGHDLKISADQRAGLFF
- the APOLD1 gene encoding apolipoprotein L domain-containing protein 1 isoform X1 → MFRAPCHRLRARGARKARAGAWRGCTFPSLGKGMERPAAREPHGPDALRRFQGLLLDRRGRLHGQVLRLREVARRLERLRRRSLVANVAGSSLSATGALAAIVGLSLSPVTLGASLLASAVGLGVATAGGAVTITSDLSLIFCNSRELRRVQEIAATCQDQMREILSCLEFFCRWQGCGDRQLLQCGRNASIALYNSVYFIVFFGSRGFLIPRRAEGNTKVSQAVLKAKVQKLAESLESCTGALDELSEQLESRVQLCTKYSRGHDLKISADQRAGLFF
- the APOLD1 gene encoding apolipoprotein L domain-containing protein 1 isoform X3, whose protein sequence is MERPAAREPHGPDALRRFQGLLLDRRGRLHGQVLRLREVARRLERLRRRSLVANVAGSSLSATGALAAIVGLSLSPVTLGASLLASAVGLGVATAGGAVTITSDLSLIFCNSRELRRVQEIAATCQDQMREILSCLEFFCRWQGCGDRQLLQCGRNASIALYNSVYFIVFFGSRGFLIPRRAEGNTKVSQAVLKAKVQKLAESLESCTGALDELSEQLESRVQLCTKYSRGHDLKISADQRAGLFF